The Kluyveromyces marxianus DMKU3-1042 DNA, complete genome, chromosome 6 genome window below encodes:
- the GLO1 gene encoding lactoylglutathione lyase GLO1: MLRNRLLNIYRHLRPMSTEASAKYFPKKVGIAQNDKSLKLNHTCLRVKDPNVSVAFYEEKFGMKLMEHKKFPEMKFDLYFLSFPNKKFDTNAQGGANVFKENGILELTHNYGTESDPEYKINNGNEEPHRGFGHICFSVPKIEAECERLESLGVKFKKRLTDGRQKDIAFALDPDGYWIELIQNDQTGEGCNYKFNHSMIRVKDAAKSLEFYQNVLGMKLLDVSEHANAKFTLYFLGYENGQEGIARRSRESILELTHNWGTENDPDFAYHNGNAQPQGYGHICISNDDPAALCAEIESLYPDLQWAPKFNKGKMANIAFIKDPDGYSIEVVPSLLEV, from the coding sequence ATGCTCAGAAACCGTTTGCTCAACATATACAGACATCTAAGACCAATGTCAACGGAAGCATCTGCCAAGTACTTCCCCAAGAAAGTGGGAATTGCACAAAATGACAAGAGCTTGAAGCTCAATCACACATGTTTGAGGGTCAAGGACCCCAACGTGAGTGTTGCGTTTTACGAGGAGAAATTTGGAATGAAACTCATGGAGCACAAGAAATTCCCGGAGATGAAGTTTGACTTGTACTTCTTATCGTTCCCCAACAAGAAGTTTGATACGAATGCACAAGGCGGCGCGAACGTCTTCAAAGAGAACGGTATTCTAGAATTGACTCACAATTACGGTACCGAGTCAGATCCTGAATACAAGATCAACAATGGTAACGAGGAGCCACACCGTGGGTTTGGCCACATCTGTTTCAGCGTTCCCAAGATCGAAGCCGAATGCGAGAGACTAGAATCGCTAGGGGtgaagttcaagaagagattGACAGACGGGAGACAAAAGGACATTGCGTTTGCCTTGGACCCTGACGGATACTGGATCGAACTTATCCAAAATGACCAGACGGGTGAAGGATGCAACTACAAGTTCAACCACTCGATGATCCGTGTGAAGGACGCTGCCAAGTCGCTAGAATTCTACCAGAACGTTCTTGGCATGAAGCTACTGGACGTGAGCGAGCACGCGAACGCCAAGTTCACGCTCTACTTCTTGGGCTACGAAAACGGACAAGAGGGCATCGCGCGCAGATCTAGGGAAAGTATCCTTGAGTTGACCCACAACTGGGGCACGGAAAACGACCCGGACTTTGCGTACCACAATGGGAACGCCCAGCCTCAGGGCTACGGCCACATATGCATATCGAACGACGATCCTGCTGCTCTATGTGCGGAAATCGAGTCGTTGTACCCGGACCTCCAATGGGCTCCAAAGTTCAACAAGGGCAAGATGGCCAACATTGCCTTCATCAAGGACCCTGACGGATACTCCATCGAGGTAGTGCCAAGCCTCTTGGAGGTGTAA
- the PFK2 gene encoding 6-phosphofructokinase subunit beta encodes MTYSLPLLNGTESYDLVTNKQLYDETVEFYQKYLQLAFNSKTDTLSNGFISVKIKVDDSFKPLNVADDKDWRAVVSSSLVFSCTNIQAFKDLVSDKVTQSYPNETSPLEVYLKDPSGYIIGITQTKNAISVKPTLPAKPVGSAMISSRSSKIDIASTNVATDSSYPAIPKAVKTQKAIAVMTSGGDAPGMNANVRAIVRTAIFKGCKAFVVMEGYSGLVRGGPEYIKEVYWESVRNWSCEGGTNIGTARCMEFRERAGRLLGAQHLIEAGVDALIVCGGDGSLTGADLFRAEWPSLIKELLETNRISKEQFQRYQHLNICGTVGSIDNDMSTTDATIGAYSALDRICQAVDYIEATANSHSRAFVVEVMGRNCGWLALMAGIATSADYILIPEKPASSREWHDQMCDIVSKHRARGKRTTIVIVAEGAIAADLTPISAKDVHKVLVDQLGLDTRITTLGHVQRGGTAVAYDRILATLQGVEAVNAVLESTPETPSPLIAINENKITRKSLVESVALTKSVADAIHSKDFKKAMALRDSEFVEHLNNFMAINSADHIGPKLAEKNHLKIAIVNVGAPAGGMNSASYSMATYCMSQGHKPYAIYNGWTGLTRHESVRSMNWKDLIGWQSRGGSEIGTNRTTPEEADIGLIAYYFQKYGFDGLVIVGGFEAFVSLHQLERARENYTAFRIPMVLIPATLSNNVPGTEYSLGSDTALNSLMQYCDVVKQSAASTRGRVFVVDTQGGNSGYLATHAALAVGAQVSYVPEEGISLDQLTQDIENLKESFSKAEGRGKFGQLILKSTNASKVLTPEVLAEVITQEAEGHFDAKCAIPGHVQQGGLPSPIDRTRGTRFAIRAVSFIESQQDVLKEARTLDDEDFAFDDDKIVSTASVLGVKGSDIVFTSIRQLYDYETHLKRRTPKKIHWAATRAIADHLVGRKKL; translated from the coding sequence ATGACATATTCGTTGCCTTTATTGAATGGTACCGAGTCGTACGATTTGGTTACCAACAAGCAATTATACGACGAGACAGTTGAGTTTTATCAAAAGTATTTGCAGTTAGCTTTCAACAGCAAGACAGACACCCTGAGTAACGGGTTTATCAGCGTGAAAATCAAGGTCGATGACAGTTTCAAGCCACTGAACGTTGCTGACGACAAGGATTGGAGGGCTGTTGTGTCATCTTCGTTGGTGTTTTCATGCACCAACATTCAAGCTTTCAAGGACTTGGTTTCTGACAAAGTCACCCAGTCCTATCCTAACGAGACCAGTCCATTAGAAGTGTACTTGAAGGACCCTAGTGGATACATTATCGGTATCACACAGACCAAGAATGCGATTTCTGTGAAGCCCACTTTGCCAGCTAAACCAGTGGGCTCGGCAATGATTTCCTCGAGATCGTCTAAAATCGACATTGCATCGACCAACGTCGCTACCGACTCATCGTACCCAGCCATTCCAAAGGCCGTCAAGACCCAAAAGGCTATTGCCGTCATGACTTCCGGTGGTGATGCTCCAGGTATGAATGCCAACGTCAGAGCCATTGTGCGTACCGCCATTTTCAAGGGCTGCAAGGCCTTCGTGGTCATGGAAGGTTACTCCGGTCTAGTCAGAGGTGGTCCAGAGTACATTAAAGAGGTGTACTGGGAAAGCGTCCGTAACTGGTCATGCGAAGGTGGTACCAACATTGGTACCGCTCGTTGTATGGAATTCAGAGAAAGAGCAGGTAGACTATTAGGTGCCCAACATTTGATCGAGGCTGGTGTCGATGCTTTGATCGTATGTGGTGGTGACGGTTCTTTGACCGGTGCTGACTTGTTCAGAGCTGAATGGCCATCATTGATCAAGGAGTTGTTGGAAACAAATAGAATCTCCAAGGAACAATTCCAAAGATACCAACATTTGAACATTTGTGGTACCGTTGGTTCCATTGATAACGATATGTCCACCACAGATGCCACTATCGGTGCTTACTCTGCTCTAGACCGTATCTGTCAAGCAGTTGATTATATCGAGGCCACTGCCAACTCTCACTCCAGAGCTTTCGTCGTGGAAGTCATGGGTAGAAACTGTGGTTGGTTGGCATTGATGGCTGGTATTGCAACTTCTGCCGATTATATCTTGATCCCAGAAAAGCCTGCCTCATCTAGAGAATGGCACGACCAAATGTGCGACATCGTCTCTAAGCACAGAGCTAGAGGTAAGAGAACTACCATCGTTATTGTCGCAGAAGGTGCCATCGCCGCTGATTTGACCCCAATCTCTGCAAAGGATGTCCACAAGGTCCTTGTCGACCAACTAGGCTTGGATACCAGAATCACTACTTTGGGTCATGTTCAAAGAGGTGGTACTGCCGTCGCCTATGACCGTATCCTTGCTACTTTGCAAGGTGTGGAGGCTGTTAATGCTGTTTTGGAGTCTACCCCAGAAACTCCTTCTCCATTGATTGCCATTAACGAAAACAAGATCACCCGTAAGTCTTTGGTTGAATCTGTTGCTTTGACCAAGTCTGTCGCAGATGCCATTCACTCTAAGGACTTCAAAAAGGCCATGGCTCTAAGAGATTCCGAATTTGTGGAACACTTGAACAACTTTATGGCTATCAATAGTGCTGACCACATTGGTCCTAAGTTGGCTGAGAAGAACCACTTGAAGATTGCTATTGTTAATGTCGGTGCCCCAGCCGGTGGTATGAACTCTGCTTCATACTCCATGGCCACTTACTGTATGTCACAAGGTCATAAGCCATATGCTATCTACAATGGTTGGACTGGTTTGACAAGACACGAATCCGTTAGATCTATGAACTGGAAGGATTTGATCGGATGGCAATCTCGTGGTGGTTCAGAAATTGGTACCAACAGAACCACCCCAGAAGAAGCGGATATTGGTTTGATTGCTTACTACTTCCAGAAATACGGATTTGATGGTTTAGTTATCGTTGGTGGTTTCGAAGCCTTCGTTTCCCTACATCAATTGGAAAGAGCAAGAGAAAACTACACTGCATTCAGAATCCCAATGGTTTTGATCCCTGCCACTCTATCTAACAACGTTCCAGGTACAGAATACTCTCTAGGTTCCGATACTGCATTGAACTCCTTGATGCAATACTGTGATGTTGTTAAGCAATCTGCTGCATCCACTCGTGGTAGAGTATTTGTCGTCGACACACAAGGTGGTAACTCCGGTTACTTGGCTACACATGCTGCTCTTGCTGTTGGTGCTCAAGTATCTTACGTACCGGAAGAAGGTATCAGCCTCGACCAGTTAACCCAAGATATCGAGAACTTGAAGGAATCCTTCAGCAAGGCTGAAGGTAGAGGCAAGTTTGGTCAATTGATCTTGAAATCTACAAATGCTTCCAAGGTACTAACACCAGAAGTATTAGCAGAAGTTATCACCCAGGAGGCCGAGGGCCACTTTGATGCTAAGTGTGCCATCCCAGGTCATGTCCAACAAGGTGGATTACCTTCTCCAATTGATAGAACAAGAGGTACTAGATTCGCAATCAGAGCTGTATCCTTCATTGAATCTCAACAGGATGTTTTGAAGGAAGCAAGAACtttagatgatgaagacttcgcctttgatgatgataaaatCGTTTCAACTGCATCTGTCCTTGGTGTCAAGGGCTCAGACATTGTATTCACCTCCATTAGACAACTGTATGATTACGAAACACatttaaaaagaagaacccCAAAGAAAATCCACTGGGCAGCCACCAGAGCCATCGCTGACCACTTGGTTGGTAGAAAGAAGCTTTAA